CACGTGGAACGCCTGACCCGGGCCGCAGGTGTAGGTGCGCGGCTCGTACACCGCGCCGACCCCGTTGGCCGGGGGTTCGCACGCATACAGcagctgccggtcggtggccggccacaGGAACTGGCGCTCCCGCTCGGTGACGCACCGCGGCCGATCGCACTCGATCGGTAGCGGCAGCGTCGCCTCGTCCGGAATCGGTTCCACGAACAGGGTGCACGCATCGACGGCGGGCTGGTCGGCGCTACAGCACTGCTGCAGGAAGTCAAAGTTGGTCGTCCCGAGGCACGTCTGCAGGACCGGTTCGTACAGCTCCGGCAGCTGCTCGTAGCACAGGTAATAGATCTGCGGATCGGACGACGGCCACAGGGTGGTCCGTTCGGTGGGCGTCCCGCACCGCGGCGCGTCGCACTGCAGCGGAATGAGCGGCACCGGATCAAAGTCCGGCAGGCACATGGGCAACGGCGGAATCGGCGGACTGGTCACGATCGGCGGATACACCGGGCAAACCTGCACCGTGGCGGGCGGACCTGCCCGGCAGCACTGTGCGAGGAAATGGAACGTTTCGCCGACCGGGCAGCGCGTCAGGACGGCTCCGGGGCCATCGCACACGAAGTAGCTCCCGGAATCCCAGGCTGGCCAGCGGGTAGCCTGCTCCGCGGCCGTCCCACACCGCGGCACATCGCAGATGATCGGGAACAGGGGCGACGGATCGTAGGCCTCGAGACAGACCGTCGGCGTCGGGGTCGGCGCCGGTGTCGGGGTCGTCGAATCGATCGGCGGAAACACGGGACAGAAGCTGGCATCGTACAGATCGGGCGTGACGCACCGCTGATCGAGCGTGTTGAAGAGCAGGCCGGCCGCGCACTGTTGCAGCGTCGCCTGGACCCAACCCTCGCCGATGACGACGCAAGCGTAGTATTCGGTCGGCTCCAGGGCCGGCCACAGGAAGGCTCGTTCTTCGTCCAGCACGCACCGCGGCTGTCCGCAGATGATCGGCAGCGGGAGGCTCGGATCTACGGGCGCTTCCGGGCACGTCGGACAGCACTCCGCACAGGGtggggccggcggcggtggcaacgtCGGGTACATGGGGCAGATGTCAACCCAATCGAGCGGGAACACACACTCCTGGGCGAGGAAGTCGAAGAACAGGAAATTCTGGCAGCGCTCGGCCCGTGGCACGAACTGGAACAGGAGTTCGTTCCAGACGCAGCGATAGAACATGTCGGCGACCGTGCTCGGCCACAGGATACTGCGCTCGGCGGGGGTGGAACAGCGCGGGGAGCCGCAGATCACCGGCAG
This window of the Anopheles cruzii chromosome X, idAnoCruzAS_RS32_06, whole genome shotgun sequence genome carries:
- the LOC128277737 gene encoding uncharacterized protein LOC128277737, which gives rise to MTAGRGRHRGRIGALLPLLLLVIAGRCSAQGVGNELCPEARCDTQSAIETLWGVPDPSFFLQCRLVPDGSWQLELMPCAPGTWFHFRLQVCVVSDVWEGCDGTEGPTTTPSGPGTGEPGTELDPCPGPRCVTSAEINTLWVHPSPGHFYQCRPGTAGWFPQEMPCAPGTLFSFRHQVCVHPWDWVEPCPGGVTTVTPGPPITTTVGPPPSTVSPPPTPPIVVDCLVPNCALLQDEVIRFPTREGPQYFYRCELLLNSFWVPRLDLCPGGLYFYFGVQDCVQPVDWIDLCAGVPDDFTTTQLTTVEPPPTEVPPPMPLPVICGSPRCSTPAERSILWPSTVADMFYRCVWNELLFQFVPRAERCQNFLFFDFLAQECVFPLDWVDICPMYPTLPPPPAPPCAECCPTCPEAPVDPSLPLPIICGQPRCVLDEERAFLWPALEPTEYYACVVIGEGWVQATLQQCAAGLLFNTLDQRCVTPDLYDASFCPVFPPIDSTTPTPAPTPTPTVCLEAYDPSPLFPIICDVPRCGTAAEQATRWPAWDSGSYFVCDGPGAVLTRCPVGETFHFLAQCCRAGPPATVQVCPVYPPIVTSPPIPPLPMCLPDFDPVPLIPLQCDAPRCGTPTERTTLWPSSDPQIYYLCYEQLPELYEPVLQTCLGTTNFDFLQQCCSADQPAVDACTLFVEPIPDEATLPLPIECDRPRCVTERERQFLWPATDRQLLYACEPPANGVGAVYEPRTYTCGPGQAFHVWKQDCVALPTAIPVVNLCPVFHGLRNGTAPWQPTSGPVLTPPAIG